The following are encoded in a window of Thamnophis elegans isolate rThaEle1 chromosome 14, rThaEle1.pri, whole genome shotgun sequence genomic DNA:
- the MICALL2 gene encoding MICAL-like protein 2 — translation MSPTQALQLWCKQQCEGYKGVSVTNMTTSFRDGLAFCAILHRHRPDLIDFTSLSKENVFENNALAFRVAEKELGIPALLDAEDMVTLRVPDRLSILTYVSQYYNYFHGKSPIGGMAGIKRQASQPIEQPTEKKVAPEPRAPSSTQQPARPPLPLEPKAEPAVVGRRMGMETSPTVERRVLAERNNAQPSNCAVCGTHVHLVQRLLMDGKLYHRNCFRCKKCSSTLQSGNYKAGISPGTFLCNRHAGADSAQAPPAQESRTEKKTAASKTPAGNGGKGLGLTPDASPVPKPRRAFQSNVTPQPAAAQEPSNSRSPKSGGVSPSPNLLRPHPPAPAPDPLVASPSMEVHSRIQQAREKFFQADPGTSDFPARKVEPAKSLSSPAQPVLILEKTPVSRTQGPVGSSDSKKDEARSVLQRALPGPQPGGVGLAAPRSLAHNSPSSPVLSGLRSLQVQNPPASKPLNKPALADTPKGAETPHLPKDPSHKWWVGADPQNKIKDGSTGTSADAGRKWDTKVAKVKVSLGAEEKLESPEDWRSRLKPVK, via the exons ATGTCGCCCACCCAAGCGCTGCAACTCTGGTGCAAGCAGCAGTGCGAAGGCTACAAGGGCGTCTCCGTCACCAACATGACCACCTCGTTCCGGGACGGGCTGGCCTTTTGCGCCATCCTGCACCGCCACAGGCCGGACCTCAT aGACTTCACTTCCCTGAGCAAGGAAAACGTCTTCGAGAACAATGCTCTG GCTTTCCGAGTTGCGGAGAAGGAGCTGGGCATCCCCGCTTTGCTGGACGCAGAAGATATGGTGACCCTCAGGGTGCCCGACCGGCTGAGCATCCTCACTTACGTCTCCCAATATTACAATTACTTCCACGGCAAGTCACCCA TTGGAGGGATGGCTGGAATCAAGCGCCAGGCTTCCCAGCCCATTGAGCAGCCGACCGAGAAAAAAGTGGCCCCCGAGCCGAGGGCCCCGAGTTCAACCCAGCAGCCAGCGAGACCCCCTCTTCCTCTCGAGCCCAAAGCAGAGCCAGCTGTGGTGGGGCGCAGAATGGGGATGGAGACCTCTCCCACGGTCGAA AGACGGGTCTTAGCCGAGAGGAACAATGCCCAGCCGAGCAACTGTGCCGTCTGCGGAACTCACGTCCACTTGGTGCAACGCCTCCTGATGGACGGGAAGCTGTATCACAGGAATTGCTTTAG GTGCAAAAAATGCTCCAGCACTTTGCAGAGCGGGAACTACAAAGCGGGGATCAGCCCCGGAACCTTCCTTTGCAACCGCCACGCGGGAGCTGACTCGGCGCAGGCTCCTCCTGCCCAGGAGAGCCGGACGGAGAAGAAGACAGCCGCTTCCAAGACCCCTGCAGGGAATGGTGGGAAGGGGCTGGGGCTCACGCCGGACGCCTCGCCGGTGCCCAAACCCCGTAGGGCCTTCCAAAGCAACGTGACTCCCCAACCGGCAGCCGCTCAGGAACCGTCCAATTCCCGGAGTCCTAAATCCGGCGGGGTCTCCCCAAGTCCAAACCTCCTTCGGCCGCACCCTCCCGCCCCAGCGCCGGACCCGCTTGTGGCTTCCCCTTCGATGGAAGTGCACTCCCGAATCCAGCAGGCGCGGGAGAAGTTTTTCCAGGCTGATCCGGGCACTTCTGACTTCCCTGCGAGGAAAGTGGAACCGGCGAAAAGTCTCAGCTCTCCTGCGCAGCCTGTCCTAATCCTTGAGAAAACGCCCGTCTCTCGAACTCAGGGCCCCGTCGGTAGCAGCGACAGCAAGAAAGACGAAGCCCGGAGCGTCCTTCAGCGTGCCTTACCAGGACCACAGCCAGGAGGCGTTGGCCTCGCAGCGCCCCGATCCTTGGCGCACAACAG CCCATCTTCTCCTGTCCTCTCTGGTTTGCGGAGTCTTCAagtccagaatcccccagctagcaAACCCTTGAACAAGCCAGCTTTGGCAGACACCCCAAAAGGGGCAGAAACGCCGCATCTCCCCAAGGATCCTAGCCACAAATGGTGGGTCGGAGCTGATCCCCAGAACAAAATCAAGGATGGGTCCACCGGCACATCGGCCGACGCGGGACGTAAATGGGACACCAAGGTGGCTAAAG TGAAAGTTTCCCTCGGGGCAGAAGAGAAATTGGAGAGCCCGGAAGACTGGAGATCCAGGCTGAAGCCGGTCAAGTGA